Proteins encoded together in one Campylobacter concisus window:
- a CDS encoding Ppx/GppA phosphatase family protein: MAKRTAVIDLGSNSMRMAIFERTSRLAFFILAEYKTKVRLGEGGYGSNNEISEASMQKAIKAFSEFDNIIKSYKCSKVLCVGTSALRDAPNSGVLISLLRKKLGINLKVIDGKEEATFGAIAAKNLLHDLAECVTIDIGGGSTELARISNGKIIDVLSLDIGTVRLKELFFDKKNLNKLPKFLSQITAQIDERFKCPNLIAIGGSLRAISSAIMSKNLYPLSSLHGFCYKLSDEQAYIESIANVSVLELNKFPIKKDRYDTIREGAHIFLALAKALNAKNVITSGVGVREGVFLKDFLRPSLKFPENFNPSVKSLQDRFILSCNKAVARYAKDIFVALRKLHGLNESYLETLLIAAKLHNVGQEIGFYGDHKNSAYIILNALNYGFSHEQKALIAAVIGTNGKKNIYEFEKYKNLLPKAECVRWLSFILALAKALDTTCEKLNLSFEFSGHTLKIEGAKEFAMAKEEIKKIAKPEIFAISFV, encoded by the coding sequence GCTCAAATTCTATGCGCATGGCGATATTTGAGCGCACGTCACGCTTAGCATTTTTTATACTAGCTGAATACAAAACCAAAGTGCGTCTAGGCGAAGGAGGATATGGCTCAAACAACGAAATTTCAGAAGCTTCAATGCAAAAAGCGATCAAAGCTTTTAGCGAATTTGATAACATCATAAAAAGCTACAAATGCTCCAAAGTCCTATGTGTAGGCACTTCAGCGCTTAGAGATGCTCCAAACTCAGGCGTTTTGATCTCTCTTTTAAGAAAAAAACTTGGCATAAATTTAAAAGTCATTGACGGCAAAGAAGAGGCTACTTTTGGAGCGATAGCGGCTAAAAATTTGCTTCACGATCTAGCCGAGTGCGTCACTATCGACATCGGCGGAGGCTCGACCGAACTTGCTAGGATAAGCAACGGCAAGATAATAGATGTCCTCTCGCTTGATATAGGCACAGTGAGGCTAAAAGAGCTATTTTTTGATAAGAAAAATTTAAACAAACTACCTAAATTTCTGTCGCAGATCACAGCGCAGATAGATGAGCGATTTAAGTGTCCAAATTTAATAGCCATCGGCGGCTCTTTAAGAGCGATCTCATCAGCCATAATGAGCAAAAATTTATATCCGCTCTCATCACTACATGGCTTTTGCTACAAACTTAGCGACGAGCAAGCCTACATCGAGAGCATCGCAAACGTTAGCGTGCTTGAACTAAATAAATTCCCTATAAAAAAAGATAGATACGATACCATCAGAGAGGGCGCACATATATTTTTAGCCCTTGCCAAGGCGCTAAATGCCAAAAATGTCATCACAAGTGGCGTTGGCGTAAGAGAGGGCGTCTTTTTAAAAGACTTTTTGCGTCCAAGTCTTAAATTTCCAGAAAATTTTAACCCAAGCGTCAAAAGCCTACAAGATCGCTTCATCCTCTCTTGCAACAAAGCCGTGGCAAGATACGCAAAGGATATTTTTGTGGCGCTTAGAAAACTTCATGGGCTAAATGAGAGCTATCTTGAGACACTGCTAATTGCTGCAAAACTCCACAACGTCGGTCAAGAGATAGGCTTTTACGGCGATCACAAAAACTCAGCCTATATCATACTAAATGCCCTAAACTACGGCTTCTCACACGAGCAAAAGGCACTAATAGCTGCAGTCATCGGCACAAATGGCAAGAAAAATATTTATGAGTTTGAAAAGTATAAAAATTTACTACCAAAGGCTGAGTGTGTAAGGTGGCTAAGCTTCATCCTTGCGCTAGCCAAGGCACTTGATACAACCTGTGAGAAGCTAAATTTAAGCTTTGAGTTTAGCGGCCACACACTAAAAATAGAGGGCGCAAAAGAATTTGCCATGGCAAAAGAAGAGATAAAAAAGATCGCAAAACCTGAAATTTTTGCCATTTCGTTTGTGTAG
- a CDS encoding excinuclease ABC subunit A translates to MKFILFFVLFATQIFASNLLTYNIYERTDRVDIMLSFDAPYEGNIFQKREKDTTSLILNSLSYDQSASKDINSKIIQELDIEPKQNSLVLNLRSNDAIIVNASKTTDSFGLRIRVTLKNTKTQVQNMPQASAKIETTSTPKAENEPMVNIDSRYFIVLSVLIALLIFLYVFKRYITSKSSDFSGFKTPQNQPQNDTKSMNWLLKNQNSGVNIIYEKYLDRANKLMLLSYENRRYLVIVGSSNVMLDSFGEDKIQNEQDFAVFFEENKKKLGSFLQERQNSLNNYKDKMSGEF, encoded by the coding sequence ATGAAATTTATACTATTTTTTGTGCTTTTTGCTACGCAGATCTTTGCCTCAAACTTGCTAACATACAACATCTATGAGCGCACCGACAGGGTCGATATCATGCTTAGCTTTGATGCGCCGTATGAGGGCAACATCTTTCAAAAGCGTGAAAAAGATACGACCTCTTTGATACTAAATTCTCTAAGCTACGATCAAAGCGCGAGCAAGGACATAAACTCAAAGATCATTCAAGAGCTAGATATTGAGCCAAAGCAAAACTCTTTGGTCTTAAATTTACGTTCAAACGATGCGATCATCGTAAATGCTTCAAAGACAACAGATAGTTTCGGACTTCGCATCCGCGTAACACTAAAAAACACAAAAACGCAGGTGCAAAATATGCCTCAAGCTAGCGCAAAGATAGAGACTACTAGCACGCCAAAGGCAGAAAATGAACCTATGGTTAATATAGACTCAAGATACTTCATCGTCCTAAGTGTGCTCATCGCGCTTCTTATATTTTTATATGTTTTTAAAAGATATATCACTTCAAAAAGTAGTGATTTTAGTGGGTTCAAAACACCACAAAATCAACCACAAAACGACACAAAGTCGATGAACTGGCTGCTTAAAAATCAAAATAGCGGCGTCAATATCATCTATGAAAAATACCTTGACCGCGCAAATAAACTAATGCTTCTAAGCTACGAAAATAGGCGCTATCTAGTGATAGTTGGTAGCTCAAATGTCATGCTTGATAGCTTTGGCGAGGACAAGATCCAAAATGAACAGGACTTCGCGGTATTTTTTGAAGAAAATAAGAAAAAACTTGGCTCATTTTTGCAAGAGCGTCAAAATAGCCTAAATAACTACAAAGACAAAATGAGCGGGGAATTTTAG
- the fliN gene encoding flagellar motor switch protein FliN: protein MNDEGAIETLEQLGLFKSYDELMDISVDFIAELGTTTVSINELLKFEAGSVIDLEKPAGESVELYINNRIFGKGEVMVYEKNLAIRINEILDSKSVIQYFKKELL, encoded by the coding sequence ATGAACGACGAAGGTGCGATAGAGACACTAGAACAGCTAGGGCTTTTTAAGAGCTATGATGAGCTTATGGATATAAGCGTTGATTTTATAGCTGAGCTAGGAACTACCACAGTTAGCATAAATGAGCTTTTGAAATTTGAAGCTGGCTCGGTCATAGACCTCGAAAAACCAGCTGGCGAGAGCGTGGAGCTATATATAAATAATAGAATTTTTGGAAAAGGCGAAGTAATGGTTTATGAGAAAAATTTAGCCATCAGGATAAATGAAATTTTGGACTCAAAGTCAGTTATTCAGTACTTCAAAAAAGAACTTTTATGA
- a CDS encoding chemotaxis protein CheX yields MRKVIDEATSYLCKDTLGLDLEFGKSLGKGFYGASIPVYKGKSEYQFYLFFKKDTLKIFMNAFFGHEDVDGGDLDDLCKEIANQIIGKAKNLLNEKEPNAYKLGTPEFLGEVENFGIKLKEKFIYKIKNRTFQIGYKIQ; encoded by the coding sequence ATGAGAAAAGTTATAGATGAAGCCACGAGCTATCTTTGCAAGGATACTTTGGGGCTGGATTTAGAGTTTGGCAAGAGCCTTGGTAAAGGATTTTACGGGGCTAGCATACCAGTTTATAAGGGCAAAAGCGAGTATCAGTTTTATCTATTTTTTAAAAAAGATACTTTGAAAATTTTCATGAATGCCTTTTTTGGTCACGAAGATGTTGATGGTGGCGATCTGGACGATCTTTGCAAAGAGATAGCTAATCAAATCATCGGCAAGGCTAAAAATCTGCTAAATGAAAAAGAGCCAAATGCTTATAAACTCGGAACGCCTGAATTTTTGGGTGAGGTTGAGAATTTTGGCATAAAGCTAAAAGAGAAATTTATATATAAGATAAAAAATAGAACATTTCAAATAGGCTACAAGATACAATGA
- the trpA gene encoding tryptophan synthase subunit alpha, with protein MDKVKSAFNGKKANIGYIVAGYPSLEKTKEFLENLDESTLDLLEIGIPYSDPLADGKLIAQASFETAQSGVNTDVVFDMLEGCKAKVTKPLVFLVYYNIIFAYGVDKFLKRSREAGVSGFIVPDLPCEECEEFALKCKELNLCLVPLISVTSGSRADEILKFGSGFIYVLGAIGVSGSKRADEDRIKNLVLELKKKSDLPVAVGFGIKNKDDVSEVKKYADAAIIGTQIVKLCAKFGAKELVKEVDKLF; from the coding sequence ATGGATAAGGTAAAAAGCGCATTTAACGGCAAAAAGGCAAACATCGGCTACATCGTGGCTGGTTATCCAAGCTTAGAAAAAACAAAGGAATTTTTAGAAAATTTAGATGAGAGCACGCTTGATCTGCTAGAGATCGGCATCCCATACTCTGACCCGCTGGCTGATGGCAAGCTCATCGCGCAAGCTAGCTTTGAGACAGCTCAAAGTGGCGTAAATACCGATGTTGTCTTTGATATGCTTGAGGGCTGCAAGGCAAAAGTGACAAAGCCACTTGTTTTTCTAGTTTATTACAACATTATCTTTGCTTATGGCGTGGATAAATTTCTAAAAAGATCGCGTGAAGCTGGAGTTAGCGGCTTTATCGTGCCTGATCTGCCTTGTGAGGAGTGTGAGGAGTTTGCTCTAAAGTGCAAGGAGTTAAATTTATGCCTTGTGCCACTTATAAGTGTCACGTCTGGGAGCAGGGCGGATGAGATATTAAAATTTGGCTCAGGATTTATCTACGTGCTAGGTGCTATCGGCGTTAGCGGCTCAAAAAGAGCCGATGAGGATAGGATAAAAAATTTAGTCCTAGAGCTTAAGAAAAAGAGCGATCTGCCAGTGGCTGTGGGCTTTGGCATCAAAAATAAAGATGATGTTAGTGAAGTGAAAAAATATGCTGACGCTGCGATCATAGGCACGCAAATAGTCAAGCTTTGCGCTAAATTTGGCGCAAAAGAGCTGGTTAAAGAGGTCGATAAACTCTTTTAA
- the trpB gene encoding tryptophan synthase subunit beta has product MNSKAYFGKFGGQFVPETVMFALDELENAYESIAKTKEFKDELDDLLKNYVGRPSPLFFAKRLSEHYGHEIYLKREDLNHTGAHKINNALAQALLAKKMGKRKILAETGAGQHGVATATAAALLGLECDVYMGATDVARQQLNAFRMQLLGAKVVSVEDGLKTLKEATTAAIQAWVNEIESAFYVIGSAVGPHPYPKIVRDFQSVIGAEAKAQLADYGKKADYVIACVGGGSNAIGIFSAFLDDESVNLVGIEAGGLGIDTPYHAATLSKGKTGIIHGMKTTVLQDEYGMISPVHSISAGLDYPGIGPEHAHLNDIKRVRYEAVTDDECINALYFLSKMEGIIPAIESAHAVAYLEKLCPKLDKKSVIVVNISGRGDKDINTVIGYEKGKIYG; this is encoded by the coding sequence ATGAATAGTAAGGCGTATTTTGGAAAATTTGGCGGGCAGTTCGTGCCTGAGACGGTGATGTTTGCCCTTGATGAGCTAGAAAATGCTTATGAGAGCATCGCAAAGACAAAAGAGTTTAAAGACGAGCTTGATGATCTTTTGAAAAACTACGTTGGCAGGCCTAGTCCGCTCTTTTTTGCAAAGCGCCTAAGCGAGCACTATGGACATGAAATTTACCTAAAAAGAGAGGATCTAAACCACACGGGTGCGCATAAGATAAATAATGCGCTGGCTCAAGCGCTGCTTGCTAAAAAGATGGGTAAAAGGAAAATTTTAGCTGAGACTGGAGCTGGTCAGCACGGCGTGGCAACAGCGACTGCGGCGGCGCTTTTGGGCTTAGAGTGCGACGTCTATATGGGAGCTACAGACGTGGCTAGACAGCAGCTAAATGCCTTTCGCATGCAGCTTCTTGGCGCAAAAGTGGTGAGCGTAGAAGATGGCTTAAAAACGCTAAAAGAGGCGACTACGGCGGCCATACAAGCGTGGGTAAATGAGATAGAGAGCGCATTTTACGTCATCGGCTCAGCCGTTGGCCCACACCCATATCCAAAGATCGTGCGTGATTTTCAAAGTGTGATCGGCGCAGAAGCCAAAGCTCAGCTTGCAGACTACGGCAAAAAGGCCGACTACGTCATCGCTTGCGTTGGTGGCGGCAGTAATGCTATTGGCATTTTTAGTGCGTTTTTGGATGATGAGAGCGTAAATTTAGTAGGTATAGAAGCTGGCGGCCTTGGCATAGATACGCCTTATCACGCAGCTACGCTTAGCAAAGGCAAAACCGGCATTATCCATGGCATGAAAACGACCGTCTTGCAAGATGAGTACGGCATGATCTCGCCAGTGCATAGCATCTCAGCAGGCCTTGACTATCCAGGCATCGGCCCAGAGCATGCCCACCTAAACGATATCAAAAGGGTAAGATACGAGGCCGTAACCGACGATGAGTGCATAAATGCCTTGTATTTTCTAAGCAAGATGGAGGGCATCATCCCAGCCATCGAGAGCGCACATGCGGTGGCGTATCTGGAGAAGCTTTGCCCAAAACTCGATAAAAAAAGTGTCATCGTCGTAAATATCTCAGGCAGGGGCGATAAGGACATAAACACAGTCATCGGCTATGAAAAAGGAAAAATTTATGGATAA
- a CDS encoding AAA family ATPase — translation MFSNFCGVKIHGKCFEGEVKLNFFEKEYHRFCLIYGKNGSGKSTISQAFDAVKQNNQLLIVSQIIDKSGAAVDLTNEDQKKNIFVFNEEYVNSKVKIKDNGLDAIVLLGDAANIDKKLKKAKRISKKLEGRQIKYQEEFQKYNDKQNTDNPEKYENDIVLNLKSNFAEREKNILGNTNRNLQNKTIELAKNIIDHFETDVSTDELKNNFDDKFKSYKDIRSNLNFTEEIKQLNFEDIKQLLLYQLEQKQLTPKEEEIKQAIAEADHVITKNIMKSDKDICPYCFQKLTNEYKKEILSSLETVFNPNIRNHQRNLENKKQEIQNSLNSLKNLPDMDKLDKDLFDTIKMKIDNCQTEVTEKLNQKIQNPFIALNLDVNFDSLVDELNQNLEQLEKKRQTFMAQKARANELKQELEKLNNQIAYCEIKDDFNHYKEKLKAKQTLDSNREHNDKRLECITSKISKLNAQNKQINIAQDKINEYLKYIFFKEGRLELCEPNDQKQYVLKSNGNRVKAKNISTGERNTIALSYFFTEIFKGENSEEFYKKPKFIVIDDPISSFDFENKVGIMSFLNYQIHKIMTGCNKSKMIILTHDLMSAFDIQKIISNLPKIEFYDERESKNKKDVIFMQKELKDQKLVDFGKNYSEYKNLLDGIYDYANNSVSENANIGNNMRKVLEAFGTFNYQCGIEDIVRDKTIVANLSPEQQAYFENLMYRLVLHGESHAMDKTKTLDFFSCISESEKQNTAKDILSLLYLLNKAHLQKYLQKEQVEKIEQWVGNCRISNNRIN, via the coding sequence ATGTTTAGTAATTTTTGTGGCGTAAAAATTCATGGAAAATGCTTTGAAGGTGAAGTAAAATTAAATTTTTTTGAGAAAGAGTACCATAGATTTTGTTTAATCTATGGCAAAAATGGAAGCGGTAAAAGCACTATTTCGCAAGCTTTTGATGCCGTCAAACAAAACAATCAACTTCTTATTGTGAGTCAAATTATAGATAAAAGCGGCGCAGCAGTAGATTTAACAAACGAAGATCAGAAAAAGAATATTTTTGTATTTAATGAAGAATATGTAAATAGTAAAGTTAAAATTAAAGATAATGGTTTGGACGCAATAGTTTTACTTGGAGACGCGGCAAATATAGATAAGAAGCTTAAAAAAGCAAAAAGGATTAGCAAAAAATTAGAAGGAAGACAAATTAAATATCAAGAAGAGTTCCAAAAATATAATGATAAACAAAATACAGATAATCCTGAAAAATATGAAAATGATATAGTATTAAATTTAAAGAGTAACTTTGCCGAACGAGAGAAAAATATCCTAGGAAATACAAATAGAAATTTACAAAATAAAACAATAGAATTAGCAAAAAATATCATAGATCATTTTGAAACAGATGTAAGTACAGATGAGCTGAAAAATAACTTTGATGATAAATTCAAATCTTACAAAGATATCCGAAGCAATTTAAATTTTACAGAAGAGATAAAACAGCTAAATTTTGAAGATATTAAACAACTTTTATTATACCAATTAGAACAAAAACAATTAACTCCAAAAGAAGAAGAAATAAAACAAGCCATAGCAGAAGCAGATCATGTAATAACTAAAAATATAATGAAAAGTGATAAAGATATTTGTCCATATTGCTTTCAAAAACTAACAAACGAATATAAAAAAGAAATTTTATCAAGCTTAGAAACAGTCTTTAATCCGAACATACGAAACCATCAGAGGAATTTAGAAAACAAGAAGCAGGAAATTCAAAATTCACTAAATAGTTTAAAAAATTTGCCAGATATGGATAAACTAGATAAAGATTTATTTGATACTATAAAAATGAAAATTGATAATTGCCAAACTGAAGTCACTGAAAAACTAAATCAAAAGATACAAAATCCATTCATCGCCTTAAATTTAGATGTAAATTTTGATAGCTTAGTTGATGAATTAAATCAAAATTTAGAGCAGCTTGAGAAAAAAAGACAAACTTTTATGGCGCAAAAAGCTAGAGCAAATGAGCTAAAACAAGAGCTTGAAAAACTAAACAACCAAATAGCTTATTGTGAGATAAAAGATGATTTTAATCATTACAAAGAAAAGCTAAAAGCTAAGCAGACTTTAGATAGTAACAGAGAGCATAATGATAAACGACTAGAGTGTATAACTAGTAAAATTTCAAAACTAAATGCTCAAAATAAGCAGATAAATATAGCTCAAGATAAGATTAATGAATATCTAAAATATATTTTTTTTAAAGAAGGCAGGTTAGAGCTTTGTGAGCCGAATGATCAAAAACAATATGTCTTAAAATCAAATGGCAATAGAGTAAAAGCCAAAAACATTTCGACTGGCGAGCGAAACACCATTGCATTAAGCTATTTTTTTACCGAAATTTTCAAAGGTGAAAATAGCGAGGAATTTTATAAAAAACCAAAATTTATAGTTATAGATGATCCGATTTCCAGCTTTGATTTCGAAAATAAAGTTGGGATAATGTCGTTTTTAAATTACCAAATTCATAAAATTATGACTGGTTGCAATAAAAGCAAGATGATAATTTTAACTCACGATTTGATGAGTGCGTTTGATATACAAAAGATTATAAGTAATTTGCCAAAAATAGAATTTTATGATGAACGAGAAAGTAAAAATAAAAAAGATGTTATCTTTATGCAAAAAGAGCTCAAAGACCAGAAGCTTGTTGATTTTGGCAAAAATTATTCAGAATATAAAAATCTTTTGGATGGAATTTATGATTATGCAAATAATTCTGTATCAGAAAATGCTAATATTGGTAATAATATGAGAAAAGTATTAGAAGCCTTTGGCACATTTAATTATCAGTGCGGTATAGAAGATATCGTAAGAGACAAAACAATAGTGGCTAATCTAAGCCCAGAGCAACAAGCTTATTTTGAAAATTTAATGTATCGTTTGGTTTTACACGGTGAAAGTCACGCAATGGATAAAACAAAAACTCTTGATTTTTTCTCGTGCATTAGCGAAAGTGAAAAACAAAATACTGCGAAAGATATCCTTTCTCTTCTGTACTTACTAAACAAAGCACACCTACAAAAGTATTTACAAAAGGAACAGGTAGAAAAAATAGAGCAGTGGGTTGGAAATTGTAGGATATCAAACAACAGAATAAATTAA
- a CDS encoding phosphoribosylanthranilate isomerase yields the protein MALVKICGIKTLDEASAVCALDVDFIGLIFAKSKRRVELNLARQIARFAHSKGKKAVGVFALQSECEIMEICQFAGLDVAQVHGAISENLHANLKDMGLEIWQVFSVKDSLPEIDFKHFDMALFDCKGENAGGNGTSFEWEILKEAKFKFGMAGGIGEHNIKEALKFRPYLVDINSKVEDENGIKDAQKIERILKVVKFNNTLE from the coding sequence ATGGCGCTAGTTAAAATTTGTGGCATCAAGACGCTAGATGAGGCGAGTGCGGTTTGCGCTTTGGATGTTGATTTTATCGGGCTGATATTTGCCAAAAGCAAAAGAAGGGTCGAGCTAAATTTAGCTAGGCAGATAGCGAGATTTGCTCACAGCAAGGGCAAAAAAGCAGTTGGCGTCTTTGCTTTGCAAAGCGAGTGCGAGATAATGGAAATTTGCCAGTTTGCAGGGCTTGACGTGGCTCAGGTGCACGGAGCGATCAGTGAAAATTTGCATGCAAATTTAAAAGATATGGGGCTTGAGATTTGGCAGGTTTTTAGCGTGAAAGATAGCTTGCCAGAGATTGATTTTAAGCATTTTGACATGGCGCTTTTTGACTGCAAGGGCGAAAATGCCGGCGGAAATGGCACTAGCTTTGAGTGGGAAATTTTAAAAGAGGCTAAATTTAAATTTGGCATGGCTGGTGGCATAGGCGAGCATAACATAAAAGAGGCGCTGAAATTTAGGCCATATCTAGTCGATATCAACTCCAAAGTCGAGGACGAAAACGGCATAAAAGATGCGCAAAAGATAGAGAGAATTTTAAAGGTAGTAAAATTTAACAACACATTGGAGTAA
- the trpD gene encoding anthranilate phosphoribosyltransferase, with protein sequence MILLIDNYDSFVFNVEQYVKELTSEEVRCVRNDKITLEEIKKLSPSKIILSPGPKHPKDSGVCLEILKADLGVPVLGICLGHQAIGLSFGAKIKRLDDPLHGKTSFIDVKNKEPLFAGLPERFEVMRYHSLYVDELPASLSADAVSDDGVVMALSVKDKPIFGIQFHPESYFTQYGKKIVENFVNYKTKDEVKEPKVRSLKPYLIKLQENIPLDDSDFEQICEIIASKEYEIVQLSALLVLISEKSLYPKSLAALAKNILKYSQTYRDDTPMIDLCGTGGDGFKTINISTTVAFILASLGIKVAKHGNKAVSSKSGSSDVLEILGVKSEKSLAKQRENLASKNLAFFHAPFFHPLVGEVREVRQRLGIRTVFNVLGPLLNPNLNLTNQLVGVYHKPVLKLYAQTLKILGRKHALVVRGDDGLDEITLCSETSVVELKNGEIFEYSITPEQFGFKRALHSDIEGGTPEENAKTLIRTLKGEEQGAKFDIVVFNAMFALYAADGAKSPDEAKKMVLEAINSGKAYKFYEEFIKAQA encoded by the coding sequence TTGATTTTACTTATAGATAACTACGATAGTTTTGTCTTCAACGTTGAGCAGTACGTAAAAGAGCTTACCAGCGAAGAGGTTAGATGTGTTAGAAACGACAAGATAACGCTTGAAGAGATCAAAAAACTAAGCCCAAGTAAGATCATCCTAAGCCCAGGTCCAAAGCACCCAAAAGATAGCGGAGTTTGCCTAGAAATTTTAAAAGCAGACCTTGGCGTGCCGGTGCTTGGCATTTGTCTTGGACACCAAGCCATAGGGCTTAGTTTTGGCGCAAAGATAAAAAGGCTAGACGATCCACTTCACGGCAAGACCTCGTTTATCGACGTGAAAAACAAAGAGCCACTCTTTGCTGGGCTGCCTGAGCGATTTGAGGTTATGCGCTACCACTCGCTCTATGTCGATGAGCTCCCAGCTAGCTTAAGCGCTGATGCGGTCAGTGATGATGGCGTAGTCATGGCACTTAGCGTAAAAGATAAGCCGATCTTTGGCATCCAATTTCACCCAGAGAGCTACTTCACACAATACGGCAAAAAGATCGTTGAAAATTTTGTAAATTACAAAACAAAAGATGAGGTTAAAGAGCCTAAAGTCCGCTCACTTAAGCCATATCTTATCAAGCTTCAAGAGAATATCCCACTTGATGATAGCGACTTTGAGCAAATTTGCGAGATAATAGCCAGCAAAGAGTACGAGATCGTGCAGCTTTCAGCCCTTTTGGTGCTAATTAGCGAAAAGAGCCTCTATCCAAAAAGCCTCGCTGCGCTTGCAAAAAATATCCTAAAATACTCGCAAACTTACCGCGACGATACGCCTATGATCGATCTTTGCGGCACTGGAGGCGATGGCTTTAAGACGATAAATATCTCAACTACAGTTGCATTTATCCTTGCAAGTCTTGGCATAAAGGTTGCAAAGCACGGCAACAAGGCAGTTTCAAGCAAGTCAGGCAGCTCTGATGTGCTTGAAATTTTAGGTGTAAAAAGTGAAAAATCACTGGCAAAACAGCGTGAAAATTTAGCTAGTAAAAATTTAGCCTTTTTTCATGCGCCGTTTTTTCATCCGCTAGTTGGCGAAGTGCGAGAGGTGCGCCAAAGACTTGGCATAAGGACCGTATTTAACGTGCTTGGACCGCTTTTAAATCCAAATTTAAACCTTACAAATCAGCTAGTTGGTGTCTATCACAAACCAGTGCTAAAACTCTACGCCCAGACGCTTAAGATCCTTGGCAGAAAGCACGCTTTGGTCGTTCGTGGCGATGACGGACTAGACGAGATCACGCTTTGTAGTGAAACAAGCGTTGTGGAGCTAAAAAATGGCGAAATTTTTGAATACAGCATCACGCCAGAGCAGTTTGGCTTTAAAAGGGCGCTTCATAGCGACATAGAGGGCGGCACACCTGAAGAAAACGCCAAAACTTTGATCCGCACGCTAAAAGGCGAGGAGCAGGGGGCGAAATTTGACATCGTAGTCTTTAACGCGATGTTTGCACTTTACGCAGCTGATGGCGCAAAGAGCCCAGACGAGGCCAAAAAAATGGTGCTTGAGGCTATAAATTCTGGCAAGGCGTATAAATTTTATGAAGAGTTTATAAAGGCACAGGCGTAA
- the recR gene encoding recombination mediator RecR gives MKRGLEKFNELTESFAKLPGVGKKSAARFAYFVCMQDSFAGLRLAQNIEDAVRFIKRCERCGGLSENEICDICSDESRDNEVILLVESPKDILVFEQNGIYNGLYFVLDEIDDDTIERLRSAITQNGSKEVVFAFTPGLNSDALMLYVEDKLGMSEISFSKIAQGVPTGVNLENVDMLSLLKAYESRTKA, from the coding sequence ATGAAAAGGGGCTTAGAGAAATTTAACGAGCTAACTGAGTCTTTTGCTAAGCTACCAGGTGTTGGTAAAAAGTCAGCAGCAAGATTTGCTTACTTTGTCTGCATGCAAGATAGCTTTGCAGGGCTAAGGCTCGCGCAAAATATCGAAGATGCGGTGAGATTTATCAAGCGTTGTGAGCGTTGTGGTGGGCTAAGCGAAAATGAAATTTGCGACATTTGCAGCGACGAGAGCAGGGACAACGAGGTCATCTTGCTGGTTGAGAGCCCAAAAGATATCTTGGTTTTTGAGCAAAATGGCATCTACAATGGCCTTTACTTCGTGCTTGACGAGATCGATGATGACACCATAGAGAGGCTGCGAAGTGCTATCACGCAAAATGGCTCAAAAGAGGTCGTCTTTGCCTTTACGCCGGGGCTAAATTCAGACGCACTCATGCTTTACGTCGAGGATAAGCTTGGCATGAGTGAAATTTCATTTAGCAAGATCGCTCAGGGCGTGCCAACTGGTGTAAATTTAGAAAACGTCGATATGCTCTCACTTCTAAAAGCCTACGAGAGCCGCACAAAAGCCTAA